A portion of the Algisphaera agarilytica genome contains these proteins:
- a CDS encoding hemolysin family protein gives MLLLLVLLLFASGFFSGSETALFSLTRHQRSRLARSESLTARTILKLIAETRGLLITLLLGNMTVNVLYFVVSAQLLIKLSALDMATGIGLAALSIAPLLAIVLLGEVMPKLVASRLPDRFATLTALPLFVVHRVLAPIRVSASALVITPLSRLLTPPAPSPDLTPDEFEAMLRLSRHHGVIDHGEQRVLEQVLELSQLKVRNLMVPRVDVQAFDLDHSPAELMSLIRRTRLRHIPVYRDSLDNVVGMVYSRQAMLALPQSAEDLKPLIRPVKFLPELQRADQTLIELRRTGTTFALAVDEYGGTAGLITLEDLVEHLVGNIPGAYEQSGEVEVEMIDTNRWRVDADLSVHEWADVFGKHQQVEAARTLASASTIGGLIMAKLGKIPDIGDEVTLGNVHLAVDHMDGHRIETVIIELRDSDSIDQSVAEAEGGEA, from the coding sequence ATGCTCCTGCTCCTCGTGTTGCTGCTGTTCGCCAGCGGCTTTTTCAGCGGCAGCGAAACCGCACTGTTCAGCCTGACCCGGCACCAGCGTTCACGGCTCGCCCGCAGCGAGTCGCTCACCGCCCGCACGATCCTGAAGCTGATCGCCGAGACCCGCGGGCTGCTCATCACGCTGCTGCTGGGCAACATGACGGTCAACGTGCTGTACTTCGTGGTCAGCGCCCAGCTGCTGATCAAACTCAGCGCCTTGGACATGGCCACCGGCATAGGGTTGGCCGCGCTTTCGATCGCCCCGCTGCTCGCGATCGTGCTGCTGGGCGAGGTCATGCCCAAGCTCGTCGCGTCCCGGCTGCCCGACCGCTTCGCCACGCTGACCGCCCTGCCGTTGTTTGTGGTCCACCGCGTGCTCGCGCCGATCCGCGTGTCCGCCTCGGCGTTGGTCATCACGCCGCTCTCACGCCTGCTCACGCCGCCCGCGCCGTCGCCCGACCTCACGCCGGACGAGTTCGAGGCGATGCTCCGGCTCAGCCGACACCACGGCGTCATCGACCACGGCGAGCAGCGCGTCCTCGAACAGGTCCTCGAACTGAGCCAGCTCAAGGTCCGCAACCTGATGGTGCCCCGCGTGGATGTGCAGGCGTTTGACTTGGACCACTCGCCGGCAGAGTTGATGTCCCTGATCCGCCGGACCCGGCTGCGTCACATACCGGTGTATCGCGACAGCCTCGACAACGTCGTGGGCATGGTCTACTCCCGGCAGGCCATGCTCGCCCTGCCGCAGTCGGCCGAGGACCTCAAGCCGTTGATCCGGCCGGTGAAATTCCTGCCCGAACTCCAGCGGGCCGACCAGACGCTCATCGAGCTCCGGCGCACCGGCACCACCTTCGCGCTCGCCGTCGACGAATACGGCGGGACCGCCGGGCTGATCACCCTCGAAGACCTCGTCGAGCACCTGGTCGGCAACATCCCCGGGGCTTACGAACAGAGCGGCGAGGTCGAGGTCGAGATGATCGACACCAACCGCTGGCGGGTGGACGCGGACCTGTCGGTCCACGAATGGGCGGACGTCTTTGGCAAGCACCAGCAGGTGGAAGCGGCCCGCACCCTCGCCTCGGCGAGCACCATCGGCGGCCTGATCATGGCCAAGCTCGGCAAAATCCCCGACATCGGCGATGAGGTGACGCTGGGCAATGTCCACCTCGCCGTGGATCACATGGATGGCCACCGCATCGAGACCGTCATCATCGAGCTGCGCGACAGCGACTCGATCGACCAGTCCGTCGCCGAAGCCGAGGGGGGTGAGGCGTGA
- the pdxA gene encoding 4-hydroxythreonine-4-phosphate dehydrogenase PdxA: MAKTRSNLPQPLGRKPVIGITMGEPGGIGPEVVVKALADPEIRKLARFVIYGMNELMSYAADLGEIEPYWHRLQHDSPRADFGLVHDVVVLDYDEYSMLSVRDNGPSKLGGQASARFLDDAIAAANRPIDDAGIDAIVTAPICKESWKLAGVPFPGHTEYLQKRCKSKRVAMMFHAPPAPGTPSASERADALNVVLATIHLPLMDVRHVLTIGCVFDPIDLGHQALVRMGIENPKIAVCGLNPHAGENGLFGDEETRLITPAIQMAHQAGIDAHGPFPADTIFTPRMRSKYDLIVAMYHDQGLIPVKMLAFDDAVNVTLGLPIIRTSVDHGTAFDLVGKNQANPGSMKSAIRLAVQMASGEAASGKQRAAV, encoded by the coding sequence ATGGCCAAGACCCGTTCCAACCTGCCCCAGCCACTGGGCCGCAAGCCCGTCATCGGCATCACCATGGGTGAGCCTGGCGGCATCGGTCCGGAGGTCGTGGTCAAGGCCCTGGCCGACCCCGAGATCCGCAAGCTCGCCCGCTTTGTGATCTACGGCATGAACGAGCTCATGAGCTACGCGGCCGACCTCGGCGAGATCGAGCCGTATTGGCACCGCCTGCAGCACGACTCGCCCCGGGCGGATTTCGGCCTGGTCCACGACGTGGTGGTGCTGGATTACGACGAGTATTCGATGCTGAGCGTCCGCGACAACGGGCCATCCAAGCTCGGCGGGCAGGCCTCGGCCCGTTTCCTCGACGACGCGATCGCCGCCGCCAACCGTCCGATCGACGACGCGGGGATCGACGCCATCGTCACCGCCCCGATCTGCAAAGAATCGTGGAAGCTCGCGGGTGTGCCGTTCCCCGGGCACACCGAGTACCTACAGAAGCGCTGCAAGTCCAAACGCGTGGCGATGATGTTCCACGCCCCGCCCGCTCCAGGCACACCCTCCGCCAGCGAGCGGGCCGACGCGCTCAACGTGGTGCTCGCCACGATCCACCTGCCGCTCATGGATGTCCGCCACGTGCTGACCATCGGCTGCGTCTTCGACCCGATCGACCTGGGACACCAGGCGCTCGTCCGCATGGGGATCGAGAACCCGAAGATCGCCGTGTGCGGCCTGAACCCCCACGCCGGGGAGAACGGCTTGTTCGGCGACGAGGAAACGCGTCTCATCACCCCCGCGATCCAGATGGCCCACCAGGCCGGCATCGACGCCCACGGCCCGTTCCCCGCCGACACGATCTTCACCCCCCGCATGCGATCCAAGTACGACCTGATCGTCGCGATGTATCACGACCAGGGCCTGATCCCGGTGAAGATGCTGGCGTTCGACGACGCGGTCAATGTGACGCTCGGATTACCGATCATCCGCACCAGCGTCGACCACGGCACGGCCTTCGACCTCGTTGGCAAGAACCAAGCGAACCCGGGCTCGATGAAGTCGGCGATCCGCTTGGCCGTGCAGATGGCCAGTGGCGAAGCGGCCTCGGGCAAGCAACGCGCGGCGGTGTGA
- a CDS encoding WG repeat-containing protein encodes MTDNHGMAESAKKSSSVVLTLGVSFVVTAIAAYFILNRPDPIPPIEKSEFFPFQDAQTGKWGYLDSDAKIVIPPKYDHADLFLNGRGLVEFEGLAGYIDANDQWAIAARFIVAPDVSNDLAARPFWGGLAAVRNERNVWGFLDTEGEWAILPRFDGEDGYALVGDFHNGLAWFANRNGNRFGFIDGEGEVVIEPEYHAVNDFSEGFAGVLVKKEWGFIDTEGKLRIRPDFDGVGIFSQGLCAAKKDDQWGYINRKGIFEIQAKYAQARPFSEGLAPAHNGVAWGYINPDGQYVIDPKFDEAWPHEHGLASVEIDGQKKYINATGKVVWPKPIRP; translated from the coding sequence ATGACCGATAACCACGGCATGGCCGAGTCCGCGAAGAAATCCAGTTCCGTCGTCCTGACCCTGGGCGTCTCGTTCGTGGTCACCGCGATCGCGGCGTATTTCATCCTTAACCGCCCCGACCCGATCCCGCCCATCGAGAAGTCCGAGTTCTTCCCCTTCCAGGACGCCCAGACCGGCAAGTGGGGCTACCTGGACTCCGACGCGAAGATCGTCATCCCGCCGAAGTACGACCACGCCGACCTGTTCCTCAACGGGCGAGGCCTGGTCGAGTTCGAAGGGCTGGCGGGCTACATCGATGCGAATGATCAGTGGGCCATCGCCGCCCGGTTCATCGTGGCCCCGGACGTGAGCAACGACTTGGCGGCCCGGCCGTTCTGGGGTGGGCTCGCGGCGGTGCGCAACGAACGTAACGTGTGGGGCTTCCTCGACACCGAAGGCGAGTGGGCCATCCTCCCCCGCTTCGACGGCGAAGACGGCTACGCCCTGGTCGGCGACTTCCACAACGGGTTAGCCTGGTTCGCCAACCGCAACGGCAACCGCTTCGGGTTCATCGACGGTGAAGGCGAAGTCGTCATCGAGCCGGAGTACCACGCCGTGAACGACTTCAGCGAAGGTTTCGCCGGGGTCTTGGTCAAGAAGGAATGGGGCTTCATCGACACGGAAGGTAAGCTCCGCATCCGCCCCGACTTCGACGGCGTCGGCATCTTCAGCCAAGGGCTCTGCGCCGCGAAGAAAGACGACCAGTGGGGCTACATCAACCGCAAGGGGATCTTCGAGATCCAGGCCAAGTACGCCCAGGCCCGCCCCTTCTCCGAAGGCCTGGCCCCCGCCCACAACGGCGTCGCTTGGGGCTACATCAACCCCGATGGCCAATACGTCATCGACCCCAAGTTCGACGAAGCCTGGCCCCACGAGCACGGCCTCGCCTCGGTCGAGATCGACGGCCAAAAGAAATACATCAACGCGACCGGCAAAGTCGTCTGGCCCAAGCCAATTCGGCCCTAA
- a CDS encoding prenyltransferase/squalene oxidase repeat-containing protein codes for MPKFIRKFSPVIAAGFALLLTTATAPNIHALDAEHQAKARVAIDQGLDFLRSTQNADGSWTPDPGPAVTGLIVAVMLDQPDLDATDPTIAKALEYILDRVQPDGSIRDSPDGILANYNTAICLSALARIDNDPEVAQVVRNAQGFLKGLQWTVGDVTPDGETITADHPYMGGAGYGNNGRPDMSNTQLLLQGLYDSGVDCNDPAFQAALTFISRCQGIESNDFFPEGTIVNDGGVIYATSVNKDNKHIPVSYANPEQVDEAKAGRAVSGLRGYGSITYAAFKSFLYADLERDDPRVVAALDWIENNYTLDQNPGMPESVKYQGLYYYYMTHARALGAYGSTYLNARGQTPTAVLHVGQRATAHALQQARIAQQNKGYQVTIDLETAIDGGPARDNGEINVALTESTQQIDWANALIAKLVELQQPDGSFVNTEKRWMETDANLVTAYSLTALMEAAN; via the coding sequence ATGCCCAAGTTCATCCGGAAGTTTTCGCCCGTCATTGCCGCGGGTTTCGCGCTGCTGTTGACCACGGCCACGGCCCCCAACATCCACGCCCTCGACGCCGAGCACCAGGCCAAGGCCCGTGTGGCGATCGACCAGGGGCTCGACTTCCTCCGCTCCACGCAGAACGCCGACGGCAGCTGGACCCCCGACCCCGGCCCGGCCGTCACCGGCCTCATCGTCGCGGTCATGCTCGACCAGCCCGACCTCGACGCGACCGACCCCACCATCGCCAAGGCGCTCGAGTACATCCTCGACCGCGTCCAGCCCGACGGCTCGATCCGCGATTCGCCCGACGGCATCCTCGCCAACTACAACACCGCCATCTGCCTCTCGGCCCTGGCGCGTATCGACAACGACCCCGAGGTCGCCCAGGTCGTGCGCAACGCTCAGGGGTTTCTCAAGGGCCTGCAGTGGACCGTGGGTGACGTCACACCCGACGGCGAGACCATCACCGCCGACCACCCCTACATGGGCGGCGCGGGCTACGGCAACAACGGCCGACCCGATATGAGCAACACCCAGCTCCTGCTCCAAGGCCTCTACGACTCGGGCGTCGATTGCAACGACCCCGCCTTCCAAGCGGCGCTGACCTTCATCTCCCGCTGCCAGGGCATCGAGTCCAACGACTTCTTCCCCGAAGGCACGATCGTTAACGACGGCGGCGTGATCTACGCCACCTCGGTCAACAAGGACAACAAGCATATCCCCGTCAGCTACGCCAACCCCGAGCAGGTCGACGAGGCCAAGGCCGGGCGGGCCGTGTCCGGGCTGCGGGGCTACGGCAGCATCACCTATGCCGCGTTCAAGAGCTTCCTCTATGCCGACCTCGAACGTGACGACCCGCGCGTCGTCGCCGCGCTCGACTGGATCGAGAACAACTACACCCTCGACCAAAACCCCGGCATGCCCGAGTCGGTGAAATACCAGGGCCTGTACTACTACTACATGACCCACGCCCGGGCGCTGGGTGCCTACGGCAGCACCTACCTCAACGCCCGGGGCCAGACCCCCACCGCGGTCCTGCACGTCGGCCAACGCGCCACCGCGCACGCCCTCCAACAAGCGCGGATCGCTCAGCAAAACAAGGGTTACCAAGTCACCATCGACCTCGAAACCGCGATTGACGGCGGGCCCGCTCGTGACAACGGCGAGATCAACGTTGCCCTGACCGAGTCGACGCAGCAGATCGACTGGGCCAACGCCCTGATCGCCAAGCTCGTCGAGTTGCAACAGCCTGACGGCTCGTTCGTGAACACCGAGAAGCGCTGGATGGAGACCGATGCGAACCTCGTCACGGCCTATTCGCTGACCGCGCTGATGGAAGCGGCGAACTGA
- a CDS encoding SpoIIE family protein phosphatase, whose amino-acid sequence MRLSTKLLVISELVLLVLAFALLVPTRSGMREQVTVDLQNQLAAIASTAALHLDGGLHQRVVETQDANDPAFLQLRDQLRAIRDVNGLASDHIYTFYFGSDGLLHFGVMPHEGDPFIGDVYELKSHHQEALSSGQVTVTGLYEDVNGEWISAAAPIYSSAGQVVGLLEVTQPSEAYFARYNQLLLVNTLIAVVGIAISSLLGYLVLNKIVIRPVDKIHKGLEALGEHNFNHRVDIRTRDEFQELGEALNVMADQLNVARSIQAGFFPEELPACRGYRMAGASEPCDATGGDYYDAFKLDDQRTVVVMADVTGHGLGPSLIMATCRSALHALARTGLEPGELIQRLEDHLTPDLTEGRFITMILGVLDDDGTFTYANAGHAPAMIRTANHGVTHLDSHRPPLGVIIPLDGEELQSSVHLHPGDRVLLTSDGVNEAQNPANKQFGFAPLERLIDNLEMACDQVVSTLRRDVGTHRHPRPADDDLTILCIDRVGVAVAMD is encoded by the coding sequence ATGCGTCTGAGCACCAAACTCCTGGTCATCTCCGAGCTGGTGCTGCTCGTCCTGGCCTTCGCGCTGCTGGTGCCCACACGCTCGGGGATGCGGGAGCAGGTGACCGTCGACCTGCAGAACCAGCTCGCCGCGATCGCCAGCACCGCGGCGCTGCACCTCGACGGCGGCCTGCACCAGCGCGTCGTCGAGACGCAAGACGCCAACGACCCGGCCTTCCTCCAGCTCCGCGATCAGCTCCGGGCGATCCGCGACGTCAACGGGCTCGCGTCCGACCACATCTACACCTTCTACTTCGGCAGCGACGGCCTGCTCCACTTCGGCGTTATGCCCCACGAGGGCGATCCTTTCATCGGCGACGTCTACGAACTCAAGTCCCACCACCAGGAAGCGTTGTCCTCCGGCCAGGTCACCGTGACCGGGCTCTACGAAGACGTCAACGGCGAGTGGATCTCCGCCGCGGCCCCGATCTACAGCTCTGCCGGGCAAGTCGTGGGCCTGCTCGAAGTCACCCAGCCCTCCGAGGCGTACTTCGCCCGGTACAACCAGCTCCTGCTGGTCAACACCCTGATCGCCGTGGTGGGCATCGCCATCTCTTCGCTGCTGGGTTACCTGGTGCTGAACAAGATCGTGATCCGCCCGGTCGACAAGATCCACAAGGGATTGGAAGCGCTGGGCGAACACAACTTCAACCACCGCGTCGACATCCGAACCCGCGACGAGTTCCAGGAGTTGGGCGAAGCACTCAATGTGATGGCCGACCAGCTCAACGTCGCCCGGTCGATCCAAGCGGGGTTCTTCCCCGAAGAGCTGCCCGCCTGCCGGGGCTACCGCATGGCCGGGGCGTCGGAGCCCTGCGACGCGACGGGCGGCGACTACTACGACGCGTTCAAGCTCGACGACCAGCGCACCGTGGTGGTCATGGCCGACGTGACCGGGCACGGCCTGGGGCCGTCGCTCATCATGGCCACGTGTCGCTCGGCGCTGCACGCGCTGGCCCGCACCGGGCTCGAGCCGGGCGAGTTGATCCAACGGCTCGAAGACCACCTCACGCCCGACCTGACCGAGGGCCGATTCATCACGATGATCCTTGGCGTGCTCGACGACGACGGCACGTTCACCTACGCCAACGCCGGGCACGCCCCCGCCATGATCCGCACCGCCAACCACGGCGTGACGCACCTCGACTCCCACCGCCCCCCGCTGGGCGTGATCATCCCGCTCGACGGCGAAGAGCTTCAGTCCTCGGTCCATCTCCACCCCGGCGACCGCGTGCTGCTGACTTCTGACGGCGTTAACGAAGCCCAGAACCCCGCCAACAAGCAGTTCGGTTTTGCTCCGCTCGAACGACTCATCGACAACCTCGAAATGGCCTGCGATCAGGTGGTCTCCACGCTCCGTCGAGACGTCGGCACGCACCGCCATCCCCGCCCCGCAGACGACGACCTGACGATCCTCTGCATCGACCGCGTCGGCGTCGCGGTCGCGATGGATTGA
- a CDS encoding S1C family serine protease, translating into MSLVATAVAEPTSVFDKPAPESLEDLREIEARVEAVAELAAPATVSLDMGRGGSGSGVIIGDEGYILTAAHVIGEAGQIIQVRFPDGTVETAETLGLDRKNDAGLAQLQGEGPWPSVEMAAAGTVGTGDWVVSLGHPGGFDLERSVVVRLGRVLRVRSIVLQSDCSLIGGDSGGPLFNMDGKVVGIHSRIGKSERANLHISIGEYHSTWDSLVEGRQWGRQQSPEMGIVELGPDKEDRGVVVIRMVKPSAASEAGIKLGDIITGIGDRSIRDDHEFHEEIATLMSGDKVAMSVLRDDEELQLELTMGEQ; encoded by the coding sequence ATGTCACTTGTCGCCACGGCGGTCGCCGAGCCGACGTCGGTTTTCGATAAGCCAGCCCCCGAATCACTCGAGGACCTGCGCGAGATCGAAGCGCGGGTCGAAGCGGTGGCCGAACTCGCCGCCCCGGCGACGGTGTCGCTGGACATGGGGCGGGGCGGGTCCGGCAGCGGCGTGATCATCGGCGACGAGGGGTACATCCTGACTGCGGCCCACGTCATCGGCGAGGCCGGCCAGATCATCCAGGTCCGCTTCCCCGATGGCACGGTCGAAACCGCCGAGACCCTCGGCCTCGATCGTAAGAACGATGCCGGTCTCGCCCAACTCCAGGGCGAAGGGCCCTGGCCCAGCGTCGAGATGGCCGCGGCCGGCACGGTCGGCACCGGCGATTGGGTGGTCTCGCTTGGACACCCCGGGGGGTTCGATCTCGAACGGAGCGTCGTCGTCCGGCTCGGCCGGGTGCTGCGTGTCCGGAGCATCGTCCTTCAGTCCGACTGCTCGCTCATCGGCGGCGACTCGGGCGGGCCGCTTTTCAACATGGACGGCAAGGTCGTGGGGATCCACAGCCGCATCGGCAAGTCCGAGCGTGCCAACCTCCACATCTCCATCGGCGAATACCACAGCACGTGGGACAGCCTCGTCGAAGGCCGGCAGTGGGGGCGGCAGCAGTCCCCCGAGATGGGCATCGTCGAACTCGGCCCCGACAAAGAAGACCGTGGCGTCGTGGTGATTCGTATGGTCAAGCCCAGCGCCGCGTCGGAGGCGGGCATCAAGCTCGGCGACATCATCACCGGAATCGGCGACCGGTCCATCCGCGACGACCACGAATTCCATGAAGAGATCGCGACGCTGATGTCCGGCGACAAGGTCGCGATGAGCGTCTTGCGCGACGACGAGGAACTGCAGCTCGAATTGACCATGGGGGAACAGTAA
- a CDS encoding S1C family serine protease, which produces MFFLVVTLLVLFARPAMGQSYLKRGYDTDGKYVLKAFAPVVAETRQSVVQFVADGKKSVLGTIVTADGLVLTKASEVRLAEKLTAKLSDGREVEAQLLAEDRLDDLALIQLDAEGLRPVAFELDAKPRLGQWVIVPGLDEAPEAVGVMSALPRRVNGVRLGISLFDHPENGRPVIRFAIPGMGAQAAGLQPGDVLRSIAGHEVNNSQDVIDSMQNVIAGDVIEVVVERRGKEMTFEVEMRLRELNTKLKEDYMNSMGNRMSERRDGFASVFQHDATLTPAECGGPLLDLDGRCIGINIARAGRIEAYTLPAEVVVESLEALTAQTMVKDDAPDTTEH; this is translated from the coding sequence GTGTTTTTCTTGGTTGTGACGCTGCTGGTTTTGTTCGCCCGTCCGGCGATGGGGCAGAGCTACCTCAAACGCGGCTACGACACGGACGGCAAGTACGTGCTCAAGGCGTTTGCCCCCGTGGTGGCGGAAACCAGGCAGAGCGTGGTGCAGTTTGTTGCGGATGGCAAGAAGAGCGTGTTGGGCACCATCGTCACCGCCGACGGCCTGGTGCTGACCAAGGCCAGCGAGGTGCGTTTGGCGGAGAAGCTCACGGCGAAACTGTCCGACGGCCGCGAGGTCGAGGCGCAGCTCCTAGCGGAAGATCGGCTGGACGATTTGGCGTTGATTCAACTCGACGCCGAGGGCCTTCGGCCGGTGGCGTTTGAGCTGGACGCGAAACCCCGGCTGGGGCAGTGGGTCATCGTCCCGGGCTTGGACGAAGCCCCCGAAGCGGTGGGGGTGATGAGTGCGTTGCCCCGGCGGGTCAACGGCGTGCGCTTGGGCATCTCGTTGTTCGATCACCCCGAGAATGGGAGGCCGGTGATCAGGTTTGCGATTCCCGGGATGGGGGCCCAGGCGGCGGGGCTGCAGCCCGGTGATGTATTGCGTTCGATTGCAGGGCACGAAGTGAATAACTCGCAGGATGTCATTGACAGCATGCAGAACGTCATCGCCGGGGATGTGATTGAGGTGGTCGTCGAACGGCGAGGCAAGGAGATGACTTTTGAAGTCGAGATGCGGCTACGCGAACTCAACACCAAACTAAAAGAAGACTACATGAACTCGATGGGGAACCGGATGTCCGAACGCCGCGACGGCTTCGCCTCGGTCTTCCAACACGACGCCACGCTCACCCCCGCTGAGTGCGGTGGCCCGCTGCTGGACCTCGACGGCCGGTGCATCGGGATCAACATCGCCCGGGCGGGCCGGATCGAGGCCTACACGCTGCCCGCCGAGGTGGTGGTGGAATCGCTCGAGGCGTTGACCGCTCAGACAATGGTGAAGGACGACGCTCCCGATACGACCGAGCACTGA
- a CDS encoding type II secretion system protein has translation MQGASFARRSKSTAFTLIELLVVISIIALMLGILLPALGSARNTATLVKCASNQRQIGIALSGYATDHDDRLPPSYDNGGRLVASLFYLPPAGYDLRTHVESYIGDFSVWTCPSTNNPANLDDPANTRARGCYGTYAYYPGRTTPDFGLPNGNPDTLNNLYSASSLTLLQDVFREDTVGLDQVYNHGNGSLDTISTGDNPSYFAYKGNDGEGVNTLFFDGHVAWTAAEQLEVIGGADIVGRRAFGVLPNN, from the coding sequence ATGCAAGGTGCCTCGTTTGCACGCCGATCCAAGTCTACTGCGTTCACCCTGATTGAACTGCTGGTGGTCATCTCGATTATCGCATTGATGCTTGGCATCCTCCTGCCGGCCCTGGGCAGCGCCCGCAACACCGCGACTCTGGTCAAATGTGCAAGCAATCAACGACAGATCGGCATCGCGCTGAGCGGCTATGCAACCGATCACGATGATCGGTTGCCGCCGTCGTATGACAACGGTGGACGCCTCGTGGCATCTTTGTTCTACCTTCCGCCAGCCGGCTACGATCTGCGGACCCATGTAGAGAGCTACATCGGTGATTTCTCGGTTTGGACCTGCCCGTCCACCAACAACCCCGCCAATCTTGATGACCCGGCCAATACCCGGGCTCGCGGTTGCTACGGTACCTATGCCTACTACCCCGGACGAACGACGCCAGACTTTGGCCTTCCCAACGGCAACCCCGATACCTTAAACAACCTATACAGCGCTTCATCGCTCACATTGCTTCAGGATGTTTTCCGAGAGGATACCGTCGGCTTAGATCAGGTTTACAACCACGGGAACGGCAGCCTCGACACCATTTCGACGGGCGATAACCCTTCGTATTTCGCCTACAAAGGCAACGACGGGGAAGGGGTTAACACGCTCTTCTTCGACGGCCACGTAGCCTGGACCGCAGCCGAGCAGCTCGAAGTGATTGGTGGTGCCGATATTGTTGGCAGACGTGCGTTTGGCGTTTTGCCCAACAACTAA
- a CDS encoding Fe(2+)-trafficking protein encodes MSTTDERIAQWEKMAAEAPDDMAYFSLGNAYKEAERWDDAAKAYGQAIGLNQGMSRAYQFLGESLIKAGRENDAKPMLVKGYKTAAERGDVMPQRSIGEMLKRIGEELPEVEDAAAKKAEVEASGNMVLDRRAGQPQPRLADPPMRGPVGQFIYDHFGQITWNQWIGQGTKVINELRLDFSNVAHQDLYEQHMLEWLQVTREEIDEYAKQQASS; translated from the coding sequence ATGAGCACCACCGACGAACGTATCGCGCAATGGGAAAAGATGGCCGCCGAGGCCCCCGATGACATGGCCTACTTCAGCCTGGGCAACGCCTACAAAGAGGCCGAGCGCTGGGACGACGCCGCCAAGGCCTACGGCCAGGCGATCGGGCTGAACCAGGGCATGAGCCGGGCCTACCAGTTCCTCGGCGAATCGCTGATCAAGGCCGGCCGCGAGAACGACGCCAAGCCCATGCTCGTCAAGGGCTACAAGACCGCCGCCGAGCGGGGCGATGTCATGCCCCAGCGGTCCATCGGCGAGATGCTCAAGCGGATCGGCGAAGAGCTCCCCGAAGTCGAAGACGCCGCCGCCAAGAAGGCCGAGGTCGAAGCATCCGGCAACATGGTCCTCGACCGCCGTGCCGGCCAACCTCAGCCGCGTCTGGCCGACCCGCCGATGCGTGGCCCAGTCGGCCAATTCATCTACGACCACTTCGGCCAGATCACCTGGAACCAGTGGATCGGCCAGGGCACCAAGGTCATCAACGAACTCCGCCTGGACTTCTCCAACGTCGCCCACCAGGACCTCTACGAGCAGCACATGCTCGAATGGCTGCAGGTCACCCGCGAGGAGATCGACGAGTACGCCAAGCAGCAAGCCTCCTCGTAA